One Thermosphaera aggregans DNA segment encodes these proteins:
- a CDS encoding ferredoxin, translated as MAKYRVIVDRVNCLGCGAAPAACPEIFELGEDTGKNRVVAKYSVQTTRDISIGEIPEELYECAKSGADVCPVGAIRIERIE; from the coding sequence ATGGCTAAATACAGGGTAATAGTGGACAGGGTCAACTGCTTGGGCTGCGGTGCAGCGCCTGCAGCGTGTCCCGAAATATTTGAACTAGGAGAGGATACTGGGAAGAACCGGGTTGTTGCAAAATATAGTGTTCAAACAACAAGGGATATATCGATAGGGGAAATACCTGAGGAATTATACGAGTGTGCTAAGAGCGGGGCAGATGTTTGCCCTGTTGGCGCTATAAGAATAGAGAGAATTGAGTGA
- a CDS encoding DUF7669 domain-containing protein yields the protein MEAAESFNKKPNWALLKEVAEELYRMGKITFTRKELASKAHEKDPSRSEMSLDFEIDLVTVNSSSKDKYKDPDKLFLFRLDRGRYTLYNPEEHGELDKYTGIQRVSATRKQVLNEVLEELERLGYEATENKYAKALQPDIIATMDERKTGVWVIDPGVDVSSQYKSLAYAIGSSMLNRNFNEYLIVLPEDLYKRITQDIIESLKPYNVRFVPIKEERKYTLQI from the coding sequence TTGGAAGCCGCGGAGAGCTTTAATAAGAAGCCTAACTGGGCCTTGTTGAAAGAGGTTGCTGAAGAACTCTACCGAATGGGCAAAATAACCTTCACCAGAAAAGAATTGGCTTCTAAAGCCCATGAAAAAGACCCTTCTAGGTCTGAAATGAGCCTTGACTTCGAAATAGATCTGGTGACGGTTAACAGTAGCAGCAAGGACAAGTATAAGGATCCAGATAAATTATTTCTGTTCAGGCTCGACCGTGGAAGATATACGTTGTACAACCCGGAGGAGCACGGCGAGTTAGACAAGTATACTGGGATTCAAAGAGTTTCTGCAACGAGAAAACAGGTTTTGAATGAAGTCCTCGAGGAGTTGGAAAGGCTTGGATATGAGGCAACTGAGAACAAGTATGCTAAGGCATTGCAACCAGACATTATTGCAACGATGGATGAGAGGAAAACAGGAGTATGGGTGATAGACCCCGGGGTCGATGTCTCCTCACAGTATAAGAGTCTCGCATACGCTATAGGCTCCTCAATGCTTAACAGAAATTTCAACGAGTACTTAATAGTCCTGCCCGAAGACCTTTACAAGAGGATAACACAAGACATTATCGAATCCCTTAAACCCTACAACGTGAGATTTGTGCCGATTAAAGAAGAGAGAAAATATACTCTTCAGATCTAA
- a CDS encoding 4Fe-4S ferredoxin, producing MGFQRLLDSNAKSRCLREKRRVLIFSRCMEEEHPEIVNKFTSEYCLLSVCPEAEHVNMLGFKLAGILARGSYEEVAVLTVDGSMHCTQLHWMVEEVFKICKPACRRRHLVLYEGEVREVSAESVKRSRYLFKVEKLVELEKECGGT from the coding sequence ATGGGTTTTCAAAGACTACTGGATTCTAATGCTAAAAGCAGGTGTCTGAGAGAGAAAAGGAGGGTGCTAATCTTCAGCAGATGCATGGAGGAGGAGCATCCAGAAATAGTTAACAAGTTTACGAGTGAGTACTGCCTGCTGTCAGTATGTCCTGAAGCAGAACATGTGAACATGCTGGGGTTCAAGCTTGCTGGGATATTGGCACGTGGAAGTTACGAGGAGGTTGCAGTCTTAACCGTGGATGGTAGTATGCATTGTACTCAGCTGCATTGGATGGTTGAAGAGGTCTTTAAGATTTGTAAGCCGGCTTGTAGGCGGAGGCATTTAGTATTATATGAAGGAGAGGTTAGGGAGGTGAGCGCTGAATCGGTTAAGAGGAGCAGGTATTTATTCAAAGTCGAGAAGCTTGTCGAGCTTGAAAAGGAGTGTGGAGGCACATGA
- a CDS encoding STT3 domain-containing protein, with product MRINRIIIRLNEVLTSKPVLPKILVLILLGAIIGYGLYVRFTPYYLNGFEFFEYDSYIEYWQAKYVFEKGILSWYSLTRENPDTHIFWYPWGRDIIYSSYPLLPMWIGGTYWLIQYTGLTLKEWAVLQPLLFTLLGLIAAYLAATQLSGGNRFAGLLTSFLLAFLPAANDRTLIGFVEKEGVSIFFIFMFLYFYGKTVSSLKESFGRKTIFYSVLTAVFLGFVGWLWGGYIFLLGSFTAYFIISPLFMGKEFDERFIKTHILIIALSMLLTAASPSIFGQLGFYPLRFSGVGWPILGACLIPVLYYYLGIQHKKLGLRKPVLSKTRYFMLLVLLVVGGSIAITTGILGFAGRWAWALGLRFIPADPLVQSIAEHQSPLSSAGTLIQMLRSWGLDPAFPWSILFLVTPLFLSIIGALYMILYKQTPETLFVAILFLLSFYSYLNAAYMIAMASYMGTIVAGIFLGYLVQRLAPSQQEIQDFKKGRVRMTGRSNRLIILALIALFLVNSAHIAYLDYQTNSTIVYTFKAGNSNLALYSDSWYKIVDTLRNDLPSDAVVISWWDYGYGISVDGGKASVADGSTLNFTQIGILGLLLTSVNTSEAASLAKLFNTVPGRTYVLVLELFAIYEDNETVIIWPVLFPNSSMPGGIDIPKSIWMIRIGNATVDTLRSQGINVTYRATSDYLVLIGNQFISPVFNEPDRLPLIYKMMVDGMMYWGEARNKSSIFTWYGGSTSPLGTSTVTRIKELLGIDVTLGISNPVIAKIQERPLANDTYFRPYAVIAEPFYDPRTGELVKVGVRNPDNPYESFDGVLYSVGIIYEITSMP from the coding sequence ATGAGAATCAACAGAATCATAATCCGGCTCAACGAAGTCTTAACGTCTAAACCGGTCCTTCCGAAAATCCTTGTGCTGATTCTACTGGGAGCTATAATAGGTTACGGTTTATACGTTCGCTTTACTCCCTATTACCTAAATGGTTTCGAATTCTTCGAGTACGATTCATACATTGAGTACTGGCAGGCAAAGTACGTGTTTGAAAAAGGCATTCTTTCATGGTACTCCCTCACCAGGGAAAACCCTGATACCCACATATTCTGGTATCCATGGGGCAGGGATATCATATACTCGAGCTACCCGCTACTCCCTATGTGGATAGGGGGAACATACTGGTTAATCCAATACACGGGTCTCACGTTAAAGGAGTGGGCAGTACTGCAGCCGTTACTATTCACCTTGCTCGGTCTCATAGCAGCATATCTCGCAGCAACCCAGCTCTCAGGGGGCAACAGGTTCGCAGGCTTATTGACGTCTTTCCTCCTTGCCTTTCTCCCAGCGGCCAATGATAGAACCCTTATCGGGTTCGTTGAGAAGGAAGGTGTTTCCATATTCTTCATATTCATGTTTCTCTACTTCTACGGGAAAACGGTTTCATCGCTTAAGGAGTCTTTCGGGAGGAAAACAATATTCTACTCCGTGCTCACAGCTGTTTTCCTAGGGTTTGTTGGCTGGCTCTGGGGCGGATATATCTTCCTCCTTGGCTCCTTCACAGCATATTTCATAATATCACCCTTGTTCATGGGGAAGGAGTTTGATGAGAGATTCATTAAAACACACATACTTATCATTGCTCTTTCAATGCTGTTAACCGCAGCCTCCCCATCAATATTCGGACAGCTTGGGTTCTACCCTCTCAGGTTTTCAGGCGTAGGCTGGCCTATTCTAGGCGCTTGCTTAATCCCGGTGCTTTACTACTACCTGGGGATACAGCACAAGAAGCTCGGTCTTAGAAAACCCGTATTGTCTAAAACTAGGTATTTCATGTTGCTTGTTCTGCTGGTAGTGGGCGGTTCTATAGCAATAACCACAGGTATTCTCGGATTTGCTGGGAGATGGGCCTGGGCACTAGGACTGAGATTTATCCCTGCCGACCCCCTTGTTCAGAGTATTGCTGAGCATCAATCACCACTTTCCAGCGCTGGCACACTGATCCAAATGTTGCGAAGCTGGGGTCTGGACCCAGCTTTCCCGTGGTCTATTCTATTCCTGGTAACGCCTCTCTTCCTCTCCATCATAGGGGCTTTATACATGATACTATACAAGCAAACCCCTGAAACACTGTTTGTTGCAATACTGTTCCTCCTCTCTTTCTACTCATATCTAAACGCTGCATACATGATTGCCATGGCTTCCTACATGGGTACGATCGTTGCAGGTATATTCCTCGGCTACCTGGTTCAACGCCTGGCGCCATCTCAACAAGAGATTCAAGATTTTAAGAAGGGACGGGTAAGGATGACCGGAAGGTCTAACAGGCTGATCATACTTGCATTAATAGCTTTATTCCTAGTCAACTCTGCACATATCGCTTACCTGGACTACCAAACCAACTCGACAATAGTTTACACTTTCAAAGCAGGAAACTCCAACCTAGCACTCTACAGTGACTCATGGTATAAAATAGTTGACACATTGAGAAATGATCTCCCATCAGACGCAGTAGTGATCTCTTGGTGGGACTACGGCTACGGGATCAGCGTTGACGGGGGCAAAGCATCCGTAGCGGATGGTTCCACATTGAACTTCACCCAAATAGGGATATTAGGACTATTACTCACATCTGTGAATACTTCGGAGGCAGCCAGTCTTGCCAAACTTTTCAACACTGTTCCTGGTAGAACATATGTTCTAGTTCTCGAATTATTCGCCATATACGAGGATAATGAAACAGTCATTATTTGGCCTGTCCTATTCCCGAACTCCAGCATGCCTGGAGGTATTGACATACCTAAGAGTATATGGATGATAAGGATTGGTAACGCCACCGTGGACACGCTTAGATCCCAGGGAATAAACGTTACTTATAGAGCTACTTCCGACTACCTTGTCTTAATTGGAAACCAGTTCATCAGTCCCGTGTTCAACGAACCGGACAGACTACCTCTCATATACAAGATGATGGTTGACGGGATGATGTACTGGGGCGAGGCGAGGAATAAGTCATCAATATTCACGTGGTACGGTGGCTCGACATCCCCGCTCGGCACTTCCACAGTAACCAGGATCAAGGAGTTATTAGGAATTGATGTTACCCTTGGAATAAGCAATCCTGTGATCGCGAAAATCCAGGAAAGGCCTCTTGCGAACGATACGTATTTCAGACCTTACGCGGTCATTGCTGAACCATTTTACGACCCTAGGACAGGTGAGCTGGTGAAGGTGGGTGTGAGAAACCCTGACAACCCGTATGAATCCTTCGACGGCGTCCTATACAGCGTGGGAATAATATACGAGATTACAAGCATGCCTTAA
- a CDS encoding Mrp/NBP35 family ATP-binding protein, giving the protein MSNYKKIPFQPSFSLAQDVEKKLRSFKHKILVLSGKGGVGKTFISSMLALAIAEKGKTTAILDADIHGSSIPSILGLHGTRHYADEEGNILPVEGPLGVKVVAVNLMLDSPDLPIVWRGPLVSRAILELLSKVKWGSGDYLIVDLPPGTGDAIITIAQSISSITGAIIVTAPNMLSETIVSKAINFAAKNNIRLLGVVENLSYFKCPHCGRPSQVLGKSTGEQLAGKFGTRLLAKIPIDPLINDAIDQGVPYILAYKDGEAAKAIRSLADELISIVES; this is encoded by the coding sequence ATGAGCAATTACAAGAAAATTCCTTTCCAACCATCATTCAGCCTTGCACAGGATGTGGAGAAGAAGCTAAGGAGTTTCAAACATAAGATACTTGTTCTGAGCGGTAAGGGTGGAGTAGGTAAAACGTTCATATCATCAATGCTCGCCCTAGCTATTGCTGAGAAAGGTAAAACCACTGCGATACTCGACGCTGACATCCACGGATCATCAATCCCTTCCATCCTGGGATTGCATGGAACCAGGCACTACGCTGATGAAGAAGGGAATATCCTACCTGTTGAAGGTCCTCTTGGAGTGAAAGTCGTCGCTGTTAACCTTATGCTGGACTCCCCTGATCTGCCTATCGTGTGGAGAGGCCCGCTGGTTTCAAGGGCGATATTAGAGCTTTTAAGCAAAGTGAAATGGGGCTCAGGCGACTACCTCATAGTTGACCTACCGCCGGGAACTGGAGACGCTATCATCACGATCGCGCAGTCGATATCTTCCATCACTGGAGCTATCATAGTGACCGCCCCAAACATGCTGTCTGAAACCATAGTGTCAAAGGCGATCAATTTCGCCGCTAAGAACAATATCAGATTGCTCGGAGTTGTCGAGAATCTTAGCTATTTCAAGTGTCCGCACTGCGGCAGACCCTCCCAGGTCCTAGGAAAGTCAACGGGTGAGCAACTAGCCGGTAAGTTTGGCACAAGACTGCTCGCAAAAATACCGATTGACCCGCTCATCAACGATGCCATTGACCAAGGTGTCCCATACATCCTAGCCTACAAGGACGGGGAAGCCGCCAAGGCGATTAGGTCCCTAGCAGATGAGTTAATAAGTATTGTAGAATCATAA
- a CDS encoding DUF72 domain-containing protein codes for MRVFVGTSGWLYDWNEGATLDWYVEFSGLNAVELNASFYRFPFPNQVKAWSRKSKHLRWSVKTHRSITHLRKLKLDALNTWVKFKELFKPLDDKVDFYLFQLPPNFSCKDGNLSSIERFYSSTALGRRFAIEFRHSSCFTESVAKWGEKLGITLVSIDAPIARWIVASNSVVYMRLHGSTDWYGYEYSRDELTEIGRRIIELGPETVYVFFNNDHWMLENARLMKNILERK; via the coding sequence ATGAGGGTTTTTGTTGGAACTAGCGGGTGGCTTTATGATTGGAATGAGGGAGCAACTTTAGACTGGTATGTCGAGTTCAGCGGGCTGAACGCTGTCGAGTTAAACGCTAGTTTCTACAGGTTTCCCTTTCCCAACCAGGTAAAAGCATGGAGCAGGAAATCTAAGCACTTGAGATGGTCTGTGAAAACCCATAGAAGCATTACCCACTTGAGGAAGCTTAAGCTCGATGCCTTGAATACTTGGGTGAAATTCAAAGAGCTTTTCAAACCCTTGGATGATAAAGTAGATTTCTACCTGTTCCAACTCCCCCCTAATTTCTCCTGTAAGGATGGGAATCTATCAAGCATAGAAAGGTTTTACTCGTCAACAGCTTTGGGAAGAAGGTTTGCTATCGAATTCAGGCACTCGTCATGTTTCACCGAGAGCGTTGCAAAATGGGGGGAGAAGCTTGGCATCACCCTTGTTTCCATAGATGCTCCGATAGCCCGGTGGATTGTGGCATCGAATAGTGTGGTTTACATGCGGCTACACGGGTCCACGGACTGGTACGGTTACGAGTACTCGAGAGACGAGCTTACTGAAATAGGCAGGCGAATTATTGAGCTCGGGCCTGAAACTGTTTACGTGTTTTTCAACAACGATCACTGGATGCTTGAGAACGCGAGGCTGATGAAAAACATACTTGAACGTAAATAG
- a CDS encoding DUF711 family protein → MENLVVRAVTYFSTSRHIGNAYNEIVEAESLLKSVEKSLSKHGYSVFTKRLSFPGLDPRSAEKIVEYLAGSDLLVSIGYQKIRRLGLEDAVYFTGNGFYVPILYNGEDPLVFANKASEIITRAAEQNPVNATRIALGFHSKDFTTPYFPDSSTTGKARLALAFLYPKALIGETGENIDIQTAFERVFAEIHRVAKLVEEQTGIPVKIDYSLSPWMENSVADLFEKLGYSLLQPGANYAINLLNSLIRKYMDKERAVGFNEVMLPYAEDSLLVKYGSEKLLRARDFLLFASTCVAGVDMIVIPSEKRSLMKLILDTYALRLVKKKPLAFRAIPVPGNPGDSLEMGKFGKPVILGY, encoded by the coding sequence ATGGAGAACCTGGTTGTCAGGGCTGTAACTTACTTCTCAACATCCAGGCATATTGGCAATGCTTACAACGAGATAGTTGAGGCCGAGTCGTTGTTGAAGTCTGTGGAGAAATCTCTCAGCAAGCATGGCTACAGCGTTTTTACCAAGAGACTTTCATTTCCAGGTTTAGACCCCCGATCTGCAGAGAAAATAGTTGAATACCTGGCTGGCTCAGACCTTCTTGTTTCAATAGGTTATCAGAAAATACGGAGGCTCGGCCTCGAGGACGCAGTGTATTTTACAGGGAATGGTTTCTACGTTCCCATTCTCTACAATGGGGAAGACCCCTTAGTGTTTGCTAACAAAGCGAGCGAAATAATTACCAGGGCTGCTGAGCAGAACCCGGTGAATGCTACGAGAATTGCGTTAGGATTCCACTCAAAAGACTTCACTACCCCCTACTTCCCGGATTCTTCAACCACTGGTAAGGCTAGGTTGGCGTTGGCTTTTCTATATCCTAAAGCCCTCATTGGTGAAACAGGTGAGAATATTGATATTCAAACTGCTTTTGAAAGAGTGTTTGCGGAAATTCATCGCGTTGCAAAACTTGTTGAAGAGCAAACAGGCATTCCTGTGAAAATAGACTACAGCTTATCACCCTGGATGGAGAACAGCGTTGCCGATTTGTTTGAGAAGCTTGGATACAGTCTCCTGCAACCAGGAGCTAATTACGCCATCAACCTGTTGAACAGCCTGATTCGAAAATACATGGATAAGGAGAGGGCCGTGGGCTTCAACGAGGTTATGCTACCGTATGCGGAGGACTCACTTCTTGTCAAGTATGGTTCTGAAAAACTCCTAAGAGCAAGGGATTTCCTCCTCTTCGCCTCCACGTGCGTTGCAGGAGTAGACATGATCGTGATCCCAAGCGAGAAGCGAAGCCTCATGAAACTCATACTTGATACTTACGCACTGCGGCTGGTTAAGAAGAAGCCGCTCGCGTTCAGAGCTATACCCGTGCCGGGAAACCCTGGCGACTCCTTGGAAATGGGGAAATTTGGCAAACCAGTAATACTTGGGTACTAG
- the argF gene encoding ornithine carbamoyltransferase, giving the protein MVSSLKGRDFLTLTEYTREELWFMLETAMQLKQRYLSGERVIPILHGRHLAMIFEKPSTRTRLSFETAMKELGGDAIYLSSSELQLARGETIEDTARVLSRYVDGIMARVYEHYKIEKLAEYASVPVINGLSDLHHPAQALSDVLTIIEKKGRDISRLKIVFVGDGGDNVLHSLMLAVGILGGKVIIASPNGYEPHPSVVKLFNEYAAPNGGSYEILRDPYQAVENADVVYTDVWVSMGQDKERERRIRDLEPYRVTVELMRKAKSDAIFMHCLPAHRGEEVVNEVIDGKWSVVWDQAENRKHAQKAILALLIP; this is encoded by the coding sequence ATGGTGTCGAGTCTGAAAGGTAGGGACTTTCTCACTTTAACGGAGTATACCAGAGAGGAATTATGGTTCATGCTTGAAACAGCAATGCAGCTTAAGCAAAGGTACCTATCTGGTGAGAGAGTAATACCTATTTTACACGGCAGACACTTGGCAATGATATTTGAAAAACCAAGTACTAGGACAAGGCTCAGTTTTGAAACCGCTATGAAAGAGTTAGGCGGGGACGCAATATATCTCAGCTCTAGCGAGCTCCAGCTGGCCAGGGGCGAGACCATAGAGGATACTGCTAGGGTATTGTCCAGGTATGTTGACGGGATAATGGCGCGTGTTTACGAGCATTACAAGATTGAAAAACTTGCTGAATACGCTAGTGTTCCAGTTATCAACGGCTTAAGCGACCTGCACCATCCCGCTCAAGCGCTCAGCGATGTTTTAACCATTATCGAGAAGAAGGGGAGAGATATCTCAAGACTGAAAATAGTGTTTGTTGGTGATGGAGGGGACAACGTCCTCCACAGCTTAATGCTGGCGGTCGGGATATTGGGAGGTAAAGTCATCATAGCCTCCCCCAATGGATACGAGCCCCACCCCAGCGTCGTGAAATTGTTCAACGAGTATGCAGCTCCGAATGGAGGGTCTTACGAAATTTTGAGGGATCCATACCAGGCTGTAGAGAACGCGGATGTAGTGTACACGGATGTATGGGTTAGTATGGGGCAGGATAAGGAAAGAGAGAGGAGGATTAGGGATCTGGAGCCTTACAGGGTGACGGTGGAATTGATGAGGAAGGCGAAGAGCGATGCAATCTTTATGCACTGCCTCCCTGCTCACAGAGGAGAGGAAGTTGTTAACGAAGTTATCGATGGAAAATGGAGCGTTGTGTGGGATCAAGCTGAGAACAGGAAGCACGCGCAGAAAGCAATCTTAGCTCTTCTCATCCCCTGA
- the yjjX gene encoding inosine/xanthosine triphosphatase, producing MKVTICIGSGNPVKVKGVRLAFEQFFTVAEVRSKKVSTTVGDQPIGLHEILEGAMERARGSLDPECDYGVGVEAGFYLLNNEPFDVEVSYIIGKNGLHSYGLSPSFPIPRAVYEAIVEGKYSELEEAVEHLTGVERIGEKQGFIGFLTRGKLERYVLSYTATIMALVKLLNKELYDLT from the coding sequence ATGAAGGTAACCATATGCATCGGCTCAGGAAACCCTGTTAAAGTGAAAGGGGTTAGGTTAGCTTTTGAACAGTTTTTCACCGTAGCAGAGGTTCGTTCCAAAAAGGTTTCAACCACTGTCGGGGACCAGCCCATAGGTTTACACGAAATACTTGAGGGTGCTATGGAGCGGGCAAGGGGTAGCTTAGACCCCGAGTGCGATTACGGTGTTGGAGTAGAAGCAGGATTCTACCTGCTCAATAATGAACCGTTTGACGTGGAAGTATCCTACATAATTGGGAAGAATGGTTTGCACTCGTATGGCCTCTCACCCTCGTTCCCTATCCCTAGAGCGGTGTATGAAGCAATTGTTGAGGGCAAATACAGTGAGCTGGAGGAGGCTGTTGAGCATTTGACCGGGGTTGAAAGAATTGGCGAGAAGCAAGGATTTATAGGTTTTCTGACTAGAGGAAAGCTTGAAAGATATGTTCTAAGCTATACAGCAACCATCATGGCTCTTGTTAAACTATTGAACAAAGAACTTTATGATCTAACTTAG
- a CDS encoding carbon-nitrogen hydrolase family protein, protein MELTIGIVQADFNGTPSENAEKGFKIVVEKHKEADIIVFPEYSMLNPLRFKNPDEVYAHSEPIQESSFINTMKRLAELLSVDIIVNVIEKTDKPPRAKNTSVLVKSDGEAIPLYSKIHLFDALGYRESDFFLPGDMPSKFILARGFRLAVAICYDLRFPELFRFYALNGADGVIVQAGWLRGPLKEESLEMLASTRAHENTMYIILADQTGDYFVGRSGLFSPLGYRELDMGYREAYMEHVLNYENIRLARDRLPVVEQSRKKWEVRFNPLT, encoded by the coding sequence ATGGAATTAACGATAGGAATCGTTCAAGCAGACTTCAACGGTACCCCTTCAGAAAACGCTGAGAAGGGATTCAAAATAGTAGTGGAGAAACACAAGGAAGCCGATATTATAGTGTTCCCAGAGTATAGCATGCTTAATCCTTTAAGGTTTAAAAATCCTGACGAAGTCTATGCTCACAGCGAGCCTATTCAGGAGAGCTCCTTCATAAACACGATGAAACGTCTTGCCGAACTCTTAAGCGTAGATATTATAGTCAACGTTATCGAGAAAACTGATAAGCCGCCGCGCGCGAAAAACACCAGTGTCTTAGTGAAGAGTGACGGCGAGGCAATACCATTATACAGTAAAATACACTTGTTCGATGCTTTAGGGTATAGAGAATCCGACTTCTTCCTCCCTGGGGACATGCCGAGCAAATTCATCCTAGCCAGAGGGTTCAGGCTCGCCGTTGCCATATGCTACGATTTACGCTTCCCGGAATTATTCAGGTTTTACGCTTTAAACGGAGCTGACGGAGTAATAGTTCAAGCAGGATGGCTGAGAGGGCCTCTAAAAGAAGAATCCTTGGAGATGCTTGCATCTACGAGGGCTCACGAGAACACAATGTACATAATACTAGCTGACCAGACAGGGGATTACTTCGTAGGTCGTAGCGGATTATTCAGCCCACTAGGATACAGGGAGCTTGACATGGGATACAGGGAAGCATACATGGAACACGTACTCAATTATGAAAACATAAGGTTAGCAAGAGATAGACTACCAGTTGTTGAGCAATCACGCAAGAAATGGGAGGTAAGATTTAACCCGCTAACCTGA
- the mvk gene encoding mevalonate kinase: MTCSIAPGKIILFGEHFVVKGAPAIGFAVSKYAKVCVEDGYFQVISKQTGNIEQGSVLYRAVKRLITYANSIFKCDEDVRILVDSEIPVGSGMGSSAALSVALAHAYLTHCNASFDKKLVNELAYEAEKEVHSKPSGIDNTLATFGGFLKYRSGVFEKLDIRLGDEVGFLVVNTNLKRQTGIIVEEVLRLYEKYREVLENVYTAASVLVEKALKSLRERDYESIGRLMLLNHGLLWTIGVSHEINDLIVHKLVGKGCYGAKLSGAGRGGIVIGFVNKSLSTRIEEELRSEGFEVFRVNPDYEGVRSVEDN, encoded by the coding sequence ATGACGTGTAGTATCGCCCCCGGCAAAATCATATTGTTTGGCGAGCATTTCGTGGTGAAAGGAGCCCCTGCAATAGGGTTCGCCGTTTCAAAATACGCTAAAGTCTGTGTTGAAGATGGCTATTTCCAAGTGATCTCGAAGCAGACGGGCAACATAGAACAGGGTTCAGTGCTTTACAGAGCTGTGAAAAGATTAATCACGTATGCGAATTCTATCTTCAAATGCGACGAGGATGTTAGAATATTAGTTGACTCTGAAATCCCCGTAGGAAGCGGCATGGGTTCTTCAGCCGCATTAAGCGTAGCACTCGCCCATGCGTATCTGACACACTGTAATGCAAGTTTCGATAAGAAGCTTGTTAACGAATTAGCCTATGAAGCCGAGAAAGAGGTTCATTCAAAGCCTAGCGGAATAGATAACACGTTAGCGACTTTCGGAGGCTTCCTCAAGTACAGGTCAGGGGTTTTCGAAAAACTAGATATCAGGCTTGGGGATGAGGTTGGCTTCCTAGTGGTAAACACGAACTTGAAAAGACAGACCGGTATAATCGTTGAAGAAGTATTGAGGCTTTATGAAAAGTACCGTGAGGTTCTTGAGAACGTTTATACCGCTGCGTCAGTACTTGTTGAGAAGGCGTTGAAGTCCTTAAGGGAAAGGGATTATGAAAGTATTGGACGTTTAATGCTGTTGAATCATGGATTGCTCTGGACTATCGGGGTCTCACATGAAATCAACGACCTCATAGTTCACAAGCTCGTTGGGAAAGGATGCTATGGAGCCAAGCTGAGCGGGGCTGGGAGAGGAGGAATAGTGATAGGTTTTGTAAATAAATCCTTGTCAACCCGGATCGAGGAGGAGCTGAGGAGTGAGGGATTCGAAGTTTTCAGAGTAAACCCGGATTATGAAGGGGTTAGAAGTGTTGAAGATAATTAA
- a CDS encoding ABC transporter ATP-binding protein — protein MCDDPLLRVSNLVVKYGLFTAVNRVSFQLCPGEVYCLLGPNGAGKTSTIRAIAGLVKPAEGFVEILGRNPFTDSNVKNDFGYVAEDPILIESLTVREHIEFVAAVRGLGKEFEEWVNRLVKAFEFSPHLDKPVYTLSRGNRQKASLILALMHKPRILILDEPFTGLDFESSSVLKRIIENWRSNSQGVLMSTHILEIAEKICNRIGVIVDGRLIFEDTTENVKTRLKGEEVFSKLLNELIKNSVLHDRVE, from the coding sequence ATGTGTGATGACCCACTGCTAAGGGTTTCAAACCTGGTAGTTAAGTACGGCTTGTTCACGGCTGTTAATAGAGTGTCGTTTCAGCTCTGCCCAGGTGAGGTTTACTGCTTGCTCGGCCCTAACGGGGCTGGTAAAACATCAACCATAAGAGCGATTGCGGGCCTCGTGAAACCTGCTGAAGGATTCGTGGAAATACTCGGTAGAAACCCTTTCACCGACTCGAATGTGAAGAACGATTTTGGATATGTTGCCGAAGACCCAATACTGATCGAGAGCTTAACTGTTCGCGAGCACATTGAGTTCGTGGCAGCAGTTAGAGGGCTTGGGAAGGAGTTTGAAGAATGGGTTAACCGCTTGGTTAAAGCTTTCGAATTCTCGCCCCATCTGGATAAGCCTGTATACACATTATCACGGGGCAACAGGCAGAAAGCATCTCTCATTCTTGCATTAATGCATAAGCCTAGAATCCTCATACTTGACGAACCCTTCACAGGGCTTGACTTTGAGTCTTCCAGCGTTCTGAAGAGAATTATCGAGAATTGGAGGAGTAATTCTCAAGGAGTATTAATGTCGACGCACATTCTAGAGATAGCGGAGAAGATTTGTAACAGGATAGGAGTCATCGTGGATGGTAGATTAATATTCGAAGATACAACTGAGAACGTTAAGACAAGGCTCAAAGGTGAAGAAGTTTTCTCTAAACTATTAAACGAGCTAATTAAGAACAGTGTTTTACACGATAGAGTGGAGTGA